The following are from one region of the Methylophilus sp. DW102 genome:
- a CDS encoding helix-turn-helix transcriptional regulator: MSDKNKNAYIEFGRRLVELRNKAHLSQNEFAISLKASQQTVSRWERGESRPRFKQFDLIVRLLSADANELLVLAGYGTSKGAITTYDQPFPVDSLSPDSFERLCLHLVTKLYPNSKAHRAGGTGHKQDGIDVEVQHVDGTVYTFQCKRVDNFGAAKVTKAINDHIKKADKKFLFLSLIASPQARNAINGLPDWEIWDKEDISLKIRELSKLEQRELVDIFFRGQRLALLGETEAGPWMTLDELFKQFLNKELAFNHHWTLIGRDKEQTEIANALNDKNTVVIFIGGAGGSGKSKLLYQSLVSFQNKHPDVLVRLASVSESITNKSLEDLGSGEKLLVVDDAHEREDLPLLYHYVANPANKARLIISVRLYGLERAQNEAVRVNLPIQRMKQVTLDTLTLKDSTHLAAEALKQYGGPLALASDIAKLTKECPLATVIAAQVVAKEKLRPALIHNASEFRRLILSRFQQVIAGEITQGQDANTVTKILKILALIQPFSIEDERTYELIEAIELVRSDDSKRLTKLLINSGVIFKRGGLYRISPDLLADHIIEENCIDATGKSSGYAEKVFDKANYQFLEKILLNLSKLDWIRANGDPSNSHLLDAMWGKLNAENHLSAMTAVAYYQPDKALQFAERAISDGEPPTKLPDLVKYAAYNYAYIPRACDCLWELGKVDNRELHQTPEHAIRILCELCAVEPNKPMQYCESIVDYALDLLDKDDAWEGKYTPYDVLKGIMLTEGHTTTSNGREISMNAFMVHQPGVAKLRAKVIDAAINRLSSTNLRIATHSAAFLHNALRYPMGQFGKVVTSEEKASWTDEFVETLKKIQTKVRSQELDSVVLIELKKSINWHAYYSEGATRTIASSILTKLPKTLHFRTQLTLIDGYGHEVDAFGHENKRKKWEISRKQLVSELLSTYPKPKDLFIYIQEQLEHVDKFNVTGNISPQVLVFDLIEASDAFAGELLEAVLKDNGSVSNRFVSSALNAVFRNNRNRGLGMSYAKRLLQTHNPILENSVAHSLDVAIRFAGNTPAEINLIRQLLWSKSKSLVISCIHAIWSIALNGDIALAIELMLSVDISNDSKIADQLLSLCSEDRKHLSVEVLGEEVIYELLKKLVPLPELTGHWVGKFIAECSLQYPYKTAKFFMDRVDIAASSKDYSYRACNYGPWKNVALKFRESSEFTSLIHTMWTWMRSHNTDDYFFNKEASRLFVEMFIPFDEPVLIFLRERFRGDKQDIELISNLLDDVSSEFCFQQSQFVIDFLNKAKAFGKDTLESAISALYTSGVSGMRSGIPGQPFPQDIFARDESVRILQNLSRTSPAYKLYTWFKEGAERDIASAIKENESFEDD; encoded by the coding sequence TACCCCAACTCAAAAGCACATAGAGCCGGAGGGACTGGACACAAACAAGATGGGATAGATGTTGAAGTGCAACATGTTGATGGGACCGTGTACACCTTCCAATGCAAACGTGTAGATAATTTCGGTGCAGCAAAAGTCACCAAAGCAATCAATGATCACATCAAAAAAGCAGATAAGAAGTTTCTGTTTTTAAGCCTAATTGCTTCTCCTCAAGCTAGGAATGCTATTAATGGCCTACCAGACTGGGAAATTTGGGATAAAGAAGATATATCACTGAAGATTCGTGAGCTTTCAAAGCTTGAGCAGCGTGAATTGGTAGATATTTTCTTCCGCGGTCAACGGCTTGCCCTGCTTGGAGAGACTGAAGCTGGTCCTTGGATGACTCTGGACGAACTTTTTAAGCAATTTTTAAATAAGGAGTTGGCATTCAATCATCACTGGACATTGATTGGAAGAGATAAAGAACAGACCGAAATTGCAAATGCCTTGAATGATAAAAATACAGTTGTCATTTTCATAGGAGGTGCAGGTGGCTCTGGAAAGTCGAAGCTTCTTTATCAGTCGTTGGTTAGTTTTCAAAATAAGCATCCAGATGTTTTAGTACGACTTGCTTCAGTAAGTGAGTCAATTACTAATAAAAGTCTCGAAGACCTTGGCTCGGGTGAAAAGCTACTCGTTGTTGATGACGCACATGAACGAGAGGACTTACCACTTCTTTATCACTATGTTGCCAATCCAGCCAATAAAGCCAGGCTGATAATTTCAGTTCGACTTTATGGCTTAGAAAGAGCGCAAAATGAGGCAGTGAGGGTTAATTTACCTATCCAGCGAATGAAGCAAGTAACGTTGGATACTTTAACTCTCAAAGACTCGACTCATCTGGCAGCAGAGGCACTTAAGCAATATGGTGGGCCGCTCGCGTTAGCATCTGACATTGCAAAGTTAACGAAAGAGTGTCCTTTGGCTACCGTGATTGCCGCACAAGTTGTAGCTAAGGAGAAACTACGCCCAGCATTAATCCATAATGCTTCTGAGTTTAGACGTTTAATACTAAGCAGATTTCAACAAGTGATCGCTGGAGAAATCACTCAAGGGCAAGATGCGAACACAGTAACAAAGATCTTGAAAATACTAGCCTTAATACAACCATTTTCTATTGAGGATGAGAGGACGTATGAGTTGATTGAAGCAATCGAATTGGTTCGAAGCGATGATAGTAAGCGTCTCACCAAATTGCTAATTAATTCAGGGGTAATTTTCAAAAGGGGTGGTTTGTACCGTATTTCGCCCGATTTATTGGCAGATCATATCATCGAAGAAAACTGCATTGATGCGACAGGTAAGTCATCAGGATATGCAGAAAAAGTTTTCGACAAAGCAAACTATCAATTTTTAGAAAAAATTCTACTTAACTTGAGTAAGCTTGATTGGATAAGAGCTAATGGCGATCCATCAAATAGTCATTTATTGGATGCCATGTGGGGTAAGCTCAATGCGGAAAATCATTTGAGTGCGATGACCGCTGTTGCTTATTATCAACCTGATAAAGCTTTGCAATTTGCAGAGCGAGCTATTAGTGATGGTGAGCCGCCAACTAAATTACCGGATCTGGTTAAGTATGCTGCATATAACTACGCTTACATTCCCAGAGCCTGCGATTGTCTGTGGGAATTGGGCAAGGTTGATAATCGAGAGCTACATCAAACACCCGAACATGCGATCAGAATTCTTTGCGAGTTGTGCGCCGTAGAACCCAACAAGCCGATGCAGTATTGTGAAAGTATTGTTGATTATGCTTTAGATCTTTTAGATAAGGATGATGCCTGGGAAGGCAAATACACACCCTACGATGTGCTAAAGGGAATAATGCTTACTGAGGGGCACACTACAACATCTAACGGACGTGAAATCTCAATGAATGCGTTCATGGTTCATCAGCCAGGCGTTGCCAAATTACGAGCTAAAGTAATTGATGCAGCAATCAATCGCCTCTCAAGTACAAATTTACGTATCGCAACTCACTCTGCCGCTTTCCTTCATAACGCACTTCGTTACCCAATGGGTCAGTTCGGAAAAGTTGTCACCAGTGAAGAAAAAGCGAGCTGGACTGATGAGTTTGTTGAAACGCTCAAGAAGATACAAACTAAAGTTCGTTCTCAGGAACTTGATTCAGTAGTTCTTATTGAGTTAAAGAAATCAATTAATTGGCATGCCTATTATTCCGAAGGCGCTACAAGAACCATCGCCAGTAGTATTCTCACAAAGCTGCCTAAAACACTGCATTTTCGAACACAGCTCACTCTCATCGATGGTTATGGGCACGAGGTTGATGCATTTGGTCATGAAAATAAACGAAAAAAGTGGGAGATCTCGAGAAAGCAGCTTGTGAGTGAGTTGTTGTCAACTTATCCCAAGCCAAAAGATTTATTCATCTATATCCAAGAGCAACTTGAGCATGTCGATAAGTTCAATGTCACTGGAAACATATCTCCACAGGTTTTAGTGTTTGACCTGATTGAAGCTTCTGATGCTTTTGCAGGAGAACTATTAGAAGCGGTATTAAAGGATAACGGTAGTGTCTCCAATCGCTTTGTTTCGTCTGCATTGAATGCAGTATTTAGGAATAACCGTAATCGCGGATTAGGAATGAGCTATGCAAAGCGTCTACTGCAAACCCACAATCCAATCCTTGAAAATTCTGTTGCCCATTCACTTGATGTGGCGATTAGGTTTGCTGGAAATACGCCGGCCGAGATTAATCTTATTCGACAACTCTTATGGTCGAAATCTAAATCACTTGTAATCTCTTGTATTCATGCCATTTGGAGCATTGCTCTTAATGGTGATATAGCTCTTGCGATTGAGTTGATGCTGAGTGTGGATATTTCTAACGACTCCAAAATTGCAGACCAACTGCTGTCATTGTGTTCTGAAGACAGAAAGCACTTGAGTGTTGAGGTTTTGGGTGAGGAAGTTATTTATGAGTTGCTAAAAAAACTAGTACCATTACCCGAACTGACGGGACATTGGGTCGGGAAGTTTATTGCAGAGTGCTCACTCCAATATCCTTATAAAACTGCAAAATTCTTTATGGATAGAGTGGATATTGCTGCTTCGAGTAAAGATTATTCTTATCGAGCATGTAATTACGGTCCCTGGAAAAATGTTGCCTTGAAATTTAGGGAGTCTTCCGAGTTTACAAGTCTGATACATACTATGTGGACATGGATGCGAAGTCATAACACCGACGATTACTTTTTCAATAAAGAAGCTTCAAGACTATTCGTTGAAATGTTTATACCGTTTGACGAACCCGTTTTAATTTTCTTGAGAGAAAGGTTCAGAGGTGATAAGCAGGATATTGAGCTTATAAGTAACCTGCTAGATGATGTTTCTTCAGAATTTTGTTTCCAGCAATCACAATTTGTCATCGACTTTTTGAACAAAGCTAAGGCATTTGGCAAAGATACATTAGAGTCAGCTATCAGTGCACTTTATACCAGCGGAGTTAGCGGTATGCGTTCTGGAATACCTGGACAACCATTTCCGCAGGATATATTTGCCAGGGATGAGTCTGTTCGCATTTTGCAAAACCTCTCCCGCACATCGCCCGCTTACAAACTGTACACGTGGTTTAAAGAGGGCGCCGAAAGGGATATTGCAAGTGCCATCAAAGAAAATGAAAGTTTTGAAGATGACTGA
- the sfnG gene encoding dimethylsulfone monooxygenase SfnG, translating to MSTENIKFAYWVPNVSGGLVVSNIEQRTSWDIDYNRKLAQIAEKAGFEYALSQIRFTAGYGAEFQHESVSFSHALLAATTKLKVIAAILPGPWNPVLAAKQLATIDILTQGRIAVNIVSGWFRGEFTAIGEHWLDHDERYRRSREFIEALKGIWTQDNFTYRGDFYRFSNYSLKPKPLQQPHPEIFQGGSSRAARDNAAAVSDWYFTNGNTVEGIKTQVDDIRAKAAANKHQVKIGVNAFVIARDTEEEAKAVLKEIIDKANPEAVNAFGHEVKNAGAASPEREGNWAKSSFEDLVQYNDGFKTNLIGTPQQIAERIVALKAVGVDLVLAGFLHFQEEVAYFGEKVLPLVRELEAKTLAKAA from the coding sequence ATGAGTACAGAAAACATTAAATTTGCCTATTGGGTGCCTAACGTCAGTGGTGGCCTGGTGGTCAGTAACATTGAGCAGCGCACCAGTTGGGATATCGATTACAACCGCAAGCTGGCACAAATTGCCGAAAAAGCCGGATTTGAATATGCATTGAGCCAAATCCGTTTTACAGCGGGGTATGGGGCCGAGTTTCAGCATGAGTCGGTATCTTTTTCGCATGCCTTGCTGGCGGCGACCACCAAACTCAAAGTGATTGCCGCCATTTTGCCTGGCCCCTGGAATCCGGTGCTGGCTGCCAAACAATTGGCGACCATTGATATTCTCACCCAGGGACGGATTGCGGTGAATATCGTCTCCGGCTGGTTCCGTGGTGAGTTTACGGCGATTGGCGAGCATTGGCTGGATCACGACGAACGCTACCGCCGTTCACGCGAGTTTATTGAAGCGCTCAAGGGCATTTGGACCCAGGATAACTTTACTTACAGAGGCGATTTTTACCGCTTTAGTAACTACTCACTCAAACCTAAACCTTTGCAGCAGCCACATCCAGAAATTTTCCAGGGCGGCAGTTCACGTGCTGCGCGCGATAATGCGGCCGCGGTCTCAGACTGGTACTTCACCAACGGTAACACCGTGGAAGGGATCAAGACCCAGGTGGACGATATTCGCGCCAAGGCGGCGGCCAATAAGCATCAGGTCAAGATCGGGGTCAATGCCTTTGTGATTGCCCGCGATACCGAAGAAGAAGCCAAAGCCGTATTGAAGGAAATCATTGATAAAGCCAACCCTGAAGCGGTCAATGCCTTTGGCCATGAAGTGAAAAATGCCGGTGCTGCCAGCCCGGAGCGTGAAGGTAACTGGGCGAAGTCGAGCTTTGAAGACCTGGTGCAATATAACGATGGCTTTAAAACCAATTTGATTGGTACACCACAGCAAATTGCCGAGCGCATTGTGGCTTTGAAGGCGGTGGGCGTAGATTTAGTGTTGGCGGGCTTTTTGCACTTTCAGGAAGAGGTCGCTTATTTTGGTGAAAAAGTACTGCCACTGGTGCGTGAGCTGGAAGCTAAAACCTTGGCCAAAGCGGCTTAA
- a CDS encoding AMP-binding protein: MAETLPHLLALQAVERPHRVAIRHKQLGLWQQASWLAVQEDVTRTAHYLQQHGFRQGDTLFLLSEPRPEALLLSLAAHWLGGVAAPLDPAFAQPQLLDLLHTLRPQFVFAEAQAQVDQVLAAKPDSALVIYADARGLAGYQHPALVAYAQIVATPETQNISPVAETAEIAFRFYRLSDAYALEYSELSHAELLRNGRQLISQEVLTAHEEALAARAFAASGHAKYLLSPWLLAGFTLNFPENLATRDTDRRELGPTLVAGTATTYQRLYALTQSRWPLPGSWQHRLVGWALRAARARLPLIATLARWLVILPLQDVLGLRRTRVPLLVGEPLSPEATQFFSDIGIDVRAWPEASAWQTSQLQVIPHQSNDLHSYLGLATWKAAI, translated from the coding sequence ATGGCAGAGACTTTACCTCACTTGCTCGCTTTGCAGGCCGTGGAGCGCCCGCATCGTGTTGCAATTCGGCATAAACAGCTGGGCCTCTGGCAGCAGGCCTCCTGGCTTGCGGTGCAAGAGGACGTCACCCGCACGGCGCACTATTTACAGCAACACGGCTTTCGCCAGGGCGATACCTTGTTCCTGCTCAGTGAACCACGGCCAGAGGCCTTGCTGTTGTCGCTAGCTGCCCATTGGCTGGGCGGCGTGGCAGCGCCACTGGATCCGGCCTTTGCGCAACCGCAGTTACTGGATTTATTGCATACCTTGCGGCCGCAATTTGTGTTTGCCGAGGCGCAGGCGCAGGTGGATCAAGTCCTGGCAGCCAAGCCTGATAGCGCACTGGTGATTTATGCCGATGCGCGCGGGCTAGCGGGCTATCAGCATCCTGCGCTGGTTGCTTATGCGCAGATTGTGGCCACGCCTGAGACACAGAACATTTCACCCGTGGCTGAGACTGCGGAAATCGCCTTCCGCTTTTACCGCTTAAGTGACGCCTATGCGCTGGAGTACAGCGAATTAAGCCATGCCGAACTGCTTAGAAATGGCCGCCAACTGATCAGCCAAGAGGTGCTCACAGCGCATGAAGAGGCATTGGCGGCGCGTGCATTTGCCGCCAGCGGTCATGCCAAATATCTGCTTTCGCCGTGGCTATTGGCGGGCTTTACTCTGAATTTTCCAGAAAATCTGGCGACCCGGGATACCGACAGGCGCGAACTCGGCCCCACGCTGGTCGCTGGCACGGCAACCACTTATCAGCGCCTGTATGCGCTGACACAATCCCGTTGGCCCTTACCCGGCAGTTGGCAGCATAGGCTGGTGGGTTGGGCACTGCGTGCAGCCCGTGCCCGGTTGCCGCTGATCGCAACGCTGGCGCGCTGGCTGGTGATTTTGCCCTTGCAGGATGTGCTGGGTCTGCGGCGTACGCGCGTGCCATTACTGGTAGGCGAGCCCTTGTCGCCCGAGGCCACACAGTTTTTCAGTGACATTGGCATTGATGTGCGTGCCTGGCCAGAAGCTTCTGCCTGGCAGACCAGCCAGCTGCAAGTGATTCCACATCAGTCCAATGACTTGCACAGCTATTTGGGATTAGCGACATGGAAGGCCGCGATATGA
- a CDS encoding SfnB family sulfur acquisition oxidoreductase — protein sequence MTAQANKIAHLPVNLPRQAAHLIKSDAEALTVAKQVASEIAKEAALRDQERRLPRKELDLFSSSGLWGITVPKEYGGAFVSNKTLAEVVATVAEADPSVGQIPQNHLYMVEGLRLDGSDFQKKYFFELVLQGVRFGNAFSEIGTKSVNDVKTKLTPTNSGYFLNGKKFYSSGALLADWVPVVAKDEHDNTVVAFVPAGAEGLTIIDDWSSFGQRTTASGTTILENIFVPSEYVLPHHLAFDRPTTMGPIAQIIQAAVDTGIARAAFKDTLHFVRNYTRPWIDTDLEHGYEDPHTIKDIGDLQIRLHATEALLARAGEYIDEAQLNPNEDTVAEASIAVAEAKVLSTETALLAGSKLFELAGTRSTLGEYNLDRHWRNARTHTLHDPVRWKYHAVGNYSLNKVKPPRHPWI from the coding sequence ATGACTGCACAAGCAAATAAGATTGCGCATTTGCCTGTAAACCTGCCGCGACAAGCGGCACATTTGATTAAAAGTGACGCAGAAGCCCTGACCGTCGCCAAACAAGTGGCCAGCGAAATTGCCAAAGAAGCCGCCCTGCGCGACCAGGAACGTCGACTGCCACGCAAAGAACTCGACCTGTTTTCAAGCAGCGGGTTGTGGGGCATTACCGTGCCCAAAGAATATGGCGGTGCCTTTGTCTCTAATAAAACTCTGGCAGAAGTGGTAGCCACCGTGGCCGAAGCAGACCCCAGTGTCGGACAGATTCCACAGAATCATTTATATATGGTGGAAGGCTTGCGCCTGGATGGCTCAGACTTTCAGAAAAAATACTTTTTTGAGCTGGTGCTGCAAGGGGTGCGGTTTGGCAATGCGTTCTCCGAGATTGGCACCAAGAGCGTCAATGACGTGAAAACCAAGCTCACGCCCACCAATAGCGGCTACTTTTTAAACGGCAAAAAATTCTATTCGTCTGGCGCGTTGCTGGCGGACTGGGTGCCAGTGGTGGCCAAAGATGAGCACGACAATACCGTGGTGGCATTCGTACCCGCTGGCGCAGAAGGCCTGACCATTATTGATGACTGGTCCAGCTTTGGCCAACGCACCACGGCTAGCGGGACGACCATCCTGGAAAATATTTTTGTGCCTAGCGAATACGTGCTGCCGCACCATCTGGCCTTTGACCGCCCGACCACCATGGGGCCGATTGCGCAGATTATCCAGGCGGCGGTGGATACCGGCATCGCCCGCGCGGCGTTTAAAGATACCCTGCACTTTGTACGCAACTACACTCGGCCATGGATAGATACCGACCTCGAACACGGTTATGAAGACCCGCATACCATCAAGGATATCGGTGACTTGCAGATTCGCCTGCACGCCACCGAGGCTTTACTGGCACGCGCGGGTGAATACATAGACGAAGCGCAACTTAACCCGAATGAAGACACCGTGGCCGAAGCCTCGATTGCGGTGGCAGAAGCCAAAGTGCTGAGTACCGAAACCGCCTTGCTGGCGGGCAGCAAGTTGTTTGAACTGGCCGGGACCCGTTCTACCCTGGGGGAATACAACCTGGATCGCCACTGGCGGAATGCACGTACCCATACGCTGCACGATCCGGTGCGCTGGAAATACCATGCCGTTGGTAATTACAGCCTGAACAAGGTCAAACCGCCGCGCCATCCTTGGATTTAA
- the msuE gene encoding FMN reductase: MSRPLKVTAVSGSYKLPSRTAALVQAITQKLGQQIPIDLHVVELSEIAGSLVASYDPKALPINVQQDIQAIETADLLVVATPVYRASYGGLFKHLFDLVNLEALIDVPVLLAATGGTERHALIIDHELRPLFSFFQAVTLPIGVYAVEADFENYQIKSEAVKARIDLAVERALPLLKHRELLSQEKLLAI, encoded by the coding sequence ATGAGCCGTCCATTAAAAGTTACTGCCGTTTCCGGCAGCTATAAATTACCTTCCAGAACCGCTGCACTGGTGCAGGCGATCACACAGAAGTTGGGACAGCAAATCCCGATTGATCTGCACGTGGTGGAATTAAGCGAAATTGCGGGCAGCTTGGTCGCTTCCTACGATCCCAAAGCTTTGCCAATCAACGTACAGCAAGATATCCAGGCGATTGAAACCGCCGATTTACTGGTGGTGGCTACGCCTGTGTATCGCGCCTCTTATGGAGGGTTGTTCAAGCATTTGTTTGATCTGGTCAATCTCGAAGCATTGATTGATGTGCCCGTGCTGCTGGCAGCAACCGGCGGCACTGAGCGTCATGCCTTGATCATTGATCATGAGCTGCGCCCATTATTCAGCTTCTTCCAGGCAGTCACGTTGCCGATCGGTGTATATGCCGTTGAAGCGGATTTTGAAAATTATCAAATCAAGAGTGAGGCGGTGAAAGCGCGCATTGATCTAGCGGTAGAGCGTGCCCTGCCTTTGCTCAAACATCGCGAGCTTTTGAGCCAGGAAAAGTTATTAGCCATTTAA
- a CDS encoding ABC transporter ATP-binding protein: protein MSTTLAAPQPLLALDGISLSFKGVKAITNISFAVNEGEICALIGPNGAGKSSLLNVINGVYKPDEGSIRYQDAVRRAMHPQWAARRGVARTFQNIALFKGMSVLDNVLTGTNLKVKSSWLEQVFNVGRAPADALAQRQKAERVIAFLKLQPWRNSIVGSLPYGLQKRVELARALAAEPQLLLLDEPMAGMNADEKAEMSRFIRETNREFGTTIVLIEHDIGVVMTLSDHVVVLDYGKKIGDGTPDEVRANPEVIAAYLGTKH from the coding sequence ATGAGTACCACCCTTGCTGCACCTCAGCCATTACTGGCATTAGACGGGATTTCATTGTCGTTTAAGGGCGTGAAAGCCATTACCAATATCAGTTTTGCCGTCAATGAGGGCGAAATTTGTGCCTTGATCGGCCCCAATGGCGCCGGCAAAAGCTCATTGCTTAACGTGATTAATGGCGTCTACAAGCCTGATGAAGGCAGTATCCGCTACCAGGATGCGGTGCGTCGCGCCATGCATCCGCAATGGGCTGCCAGACGCGGCGTGGCGCGCACGTTTCAGAATATAGCCCTGTTTAAAGGCATGTCGGTGCTCGACAACGTACTGACCGGCACCAACCTCAAGGTCAAAAGCAGTTGGCTGGAGCAGGTATTTAATGTGGGCCGCGCGCCTGCGGATGCCTTGGCGCAACGGCAGAAAGCAGAGCGCGTGATTGCTTTTCTCAAACTGCAACCCTGGCGTAACAGCATTGTGGGCAGTTTGCCCTATGGCTTGCAAAAGCGCGTCGAGCTTGCCCGTGCACTGGCTGCCGAGCCTCAACTGCTGTTGCTGGATGAACCGATGGCTGGGATGAACGCTGATGAAAAGGCGGAGATGAGCCGGTTTATCCGTGAAACCAACCGCGAGTTTGGCACCACGATTGTGCTGATTGAGCATGATATCGGCGTGGTGATGACGCTGTCAGACCATGTGGTGGTGCTGGATTATGGCAAGAAGATCGGTGATGGCACGCCGGATGAAGTGCGCGCCAACCCCGAGGTGATTGCCGCCTACCTGGGCACCAAACACTGA
- a CDS encoding branched-chain amino acid ABC transporter permease: protein MSFFFEVLTGGLLAGVMYSLVAIGFVLIYKASGVFNFAQGSMVLFAALTFVSLVERGVPFWGAFVLTLLTMAVLAWLIEWLVLRPLVNRSPITLFMATLGLSYIVEGLAQAVWGAQVHALEIGINDEPYEVFGILLSQFDLFAAAIAGGLVALLGVLFNKTRIGIALRAVADDQLAALAVGIHLQRLWLIVWAVAGFVGLVAGMLWGARVGVQFSLSLIVLKALPVLIIGGFTSIEGAIVGGLIVGASEKLAEVFIGPLIGGGIENWFPYVLAMLFLLVRPYGLFGDKAIERV, encoded by the coding sequence ATGAGTTTCTTTTTCGAAGTTCTGACTGGTGGCTTGCTTGCGGGCGTGATGTATTCGCTGGTCGCGATCGGCTTTGTGCTGATTTACAAGGCATCAGGCGTGTTTAATTTTGCCCAGGGCTCCATGGTGCTGTTTGCGGCATTGACCTTTGTCAGCCTAGTCGAGCGAGGCGTGCCGTTCTGGGGCGCCTTTGTGTTGACCTTGCTGACCATGGCGGTGTTGGCCTGGCTGATTGAATGGCTGGTGTTGCGGCCGCTGGTGAACCGTTCGCCGATTACCTTGTTCATGGCAACCTTGGGCCTGAGTTATATCGTCGAAGGCCTGGCGCAAGCGGTGTGGGGTGCACAAGTGCACGCGCTGGAGATTGGTATCAACGACGAGCCTTATGAGGTGTTCGGTATTTTGCTGTCGCAATTTGATTTGTTTGCTGCGGCCATTGCGGGCGGCCTAGTCGCGCTGCTCGGTGTCCTCTTCAATAAAACCCGTATTGGCATTGCCTTGCGCGCTGTGGCAGATGACCAACTGGCGGCCTTGGCGGTGGGCATCCATCTGCAACGCTTGTGGCTGATCGTCTGGGCGGTGGCTGGTTTTGTCGGTCTGGTCGCCGGCATGTTGTGGGGTGCACGCGTCGGTGTGCAGTTTTCGCTGTCACTGATTGTACTCAAAGCCTTGCCGGTGCTGATTATTGGCGGCTTTACCTCGATTGAAGGTGCGATTGTTGGCGGATTGATCGTTGGCGCCAGCGAAAAACTGGCTGAGGTCTTCATCGGCCCGCTGATTGGCGGCGGCATTGAAAACTGGTTTCCCTATGTGTTGGCGATGTTGTTTCTGCTGGTCCGCCCCTATGGCTTGTTTGGTGATAAAGCGATTGAACGTGTTTAA
- a CDS encoding branched-chain amino acid ABC transporter permease, with protein sequence MLYKEAGQFITEYRLDKRFFRLKQERWAFAALLAFAYLVVPAIGNDYWFSAILIPVLVLSLAGLGLNLLTGYAGQLSLGSAAFMAVGAFATYNFHLRIEGLPLIASLILGGLTAGGVGLVFGLPSLRIKGFYLIVATLAAQFFVQWVFTTFSWFSNNSSSGVITAPPLQILGTDLSTPAGRYLLTLTVVVALGWLAKTIVSGELGRKWMAVRDMDTAAAVIGISVPKTKLLAFAISSFYLGVAGALWAFTYLGTVEPHGFDLSRSFQILFIIIIGGMGSILGNFLGAAFIVLFPILLSNLTSSLLAGAIDPGQLENFQKMIFGALIIFFLIKEPNGLAKVWQTAKQRLRVWPLRF encoded by the coding sequence ATGTTATATAAAGAAGCAGGACAATTCATCACAGAGTATCGGCTGGACAAGCGCTTTTTCAGGCTCAAACAGGAGCGCTGGGCATTTGCGGCCTTACTGGCATTCGCCTACCTGGTCGTCCCTGCCATTGGCAACGACTACTGGTTTAGCGCCATCCTCATCCCGGTGCTGGTGCTGTCGCTGGCCGGCTTGGGCTTGAATTTGCTCACTGGCTATGCGGGTCAGCTCTCCTTGGGGTCTGCGGCCTTTATGGCGGTAGGTGCGTTTGCCACCTACAACTTTCACCTGCGGATAGAGGGCTTGCCATTGATTGCCAGCCTGATATTGGGCGGGTTGACGGCAGGTGGCGTCGGCCTGGTGTTTGGGCTGCCGAGTTTGCGCATCAAGGGCTTTTACCTGATTGTGGCAACACTGGCTGCACAGTTTTTTGTGCAATGGGTGTTCACCACATTCTCCTGGTTTTCCAACAACTCCTCTTCTGGTGTTATTACGGCGCCACCTTTGCAGATATTAGGGACTGATTTGAGTACACCGGCGGGCCGCTACCTGCTGACCTTAACCGTCGTCGTGGCGCTGGGGTGGCTGGCAAAAACCATTGTCAGTGGTGAGCTCGGACGCAAGTGGATGGCGGTACGCGACATGGACACCGCTGCCGCCGTGATCGGGATCTCGGTGCCAAAAACCAAATTGCTGGCCTTTGCCATCAGCTCGTTTTACCTGGGGGTTGCGGGTGCGCTGTGGGCGTTCACTTACCTGGGCACCGTCGAACCACATGGCTTTGATTTGTCACGCTCCTTCCAGATTCTGTTCATCATTATTATTGGCGGCATGGGTAGTATCCTCGGCAACTTTCTGGGCGCGGCTTTTATTGTGCTGTTCCCCATTCTGCTTTCCAACCTGACCAGCAGCCTGTTGGCCGGAGCGATTGATCCTGGCCAGCTGGAGAATTTTCAGAAAATGATTTTTGGCGCCTTGATCATCTTTTTCCTGATCAAAGAGCCCAACGGTTTGGCCAAGGTCTGGCAAACCGCCAAACAACGGTTGCGGGTCTGGCCGCTACGTTTCTAG